In a single window of the Pseudogemmatithrix spongiicola genome:
- a CDS encoding response regulator: MARKAPIKKKTVRKQTVKNAPKRPKQKAASKKKAPSKQGRSAARPVRSARDMGLGTAMALRQSALLRLSSAIAAATSEQDICEAVVNGLRDEALGYSFLGIFLIDDATGDRVMVASVGWTAAPPGFRLAKGHGITERAVLEKRLHYTPEVRRESHYEPTLNSGSEVDVPLMIDGTVIGVLAVESTEPRAFGASDFEILQAAATQASIAIARARLLVAQRQRADEHEAVLGSMADLLTQRELPRTLQATLERAVALLKVSGGELAIFDDARQELEVAASHQVGKDTTGIRLRFGEGAMGLVAQSQKPLIIPDYHAWLGKSSKYSDVPVRSVMAAPLLIGNRLVGAIAIVDANPTRTFGTDDLRLLNLFTPQAAIAIEGARLYEEAARQREFFRSLLNNSPVAIVQLDTDYNVASCNPAFEELFGYTEAEARGRNLDELITDQVTLGEAAQYSRDAVDRPVKGIGRRRRKDGTFVEVEILGVPVIADESRVALMGMYHDISELSEARRDAEGANRAKSQFLANMSHELRTPLNAIIGYSEMLQEEAQDAGLESFVADLTKIHTAGKHLLSLINDVLDLSKIEAGKMDLVLETFDVDEMLAEVVTTIQPLVAKNANTLEVIRDESLGRMHADLVKVRQMLLNLLSNACKFTEQGSITVRVGREGRAGAEAMTFAVSDSGIGMTPDQVSRLFEAFTQAESSTSRRYGGTGLGLALTRRFAEMMGGSVSVSSEPGRGSTFTMRIPLRVEPARRASQMLTAIDDSESVQGDGSAGTVLIIDDDADARRLVRTALAGEGVRVLEATDGPSGLELARRERPDAIALDILMPGMDGWEVLQRIRADAELAEIPVIMLSVLHEQQMALALGATEYLTKPIDRAQLRRIVRRHRHEPGGTVLVVEDDVAVRASFRSGLEREGWTVVEAENGRRALDTLATVTPALILLDLMMPEMDGIEFITALRREPQWRQIPVVVVTAKDLTLEERQRLNGHVSEVLTKGEYSPLDLVRDIRLLMRRAPDA, encoded by the coding sequence ATGGCCCGAAAGGCGCCGATCAAGAAGAAGACGGTCAGGAAGCAGACGGTCAAGAACGCTCCGAAGCGGCCGAAGCAGAAAGCCGCATCGAAGAAGAAGGCCCCTTCCAAGCAGGGCCGTTCCGCCGCGCGTCCGGTTCGCAGCGCGCGCGACATGGGGCTCGGCACGGCCATGGCCCTGCGCCAATCGGCGTTGCTCCGGCTCAGCTCCGCGATCGCCGCCGCAACGTCCGAACAGGACATCTGCGAAGCCGTCGTCAACGGCCTCCGCGACGAGGCCCTCGGCTACTCGTTCCTCGGCATCTTCCTCATCGATGACGCCACCGGCGACCGCGTGATGGTTGCCAGCGTCGGATGGACCGCCGCGCCGCCGGGCTTCCGGCTCGCGAAGGGCCACGGCATCACCGAGCGGGCGGTGCTCGAGAAGCGCCTGCATTACACACCTGAGGTGCGGCGCGAGTCGCACTATGAGCCGACGCTGAACAGCGGATCGGAAGTCGACGTGCCGCTGATGATCGACGGTACGGTGATCGGCGTGCTCGCGGTCGAGAGCACGGAGCCGCGGGCCTTCGGCGCCAGCGACTTCGAGATCCTGCAGGCGGCGGCCACGCAGGCCAGCATCGCGATCGCCCGCGCACGGTTGCTCGTGGCGCAGCGCCAGCGCGCCGACGAGCACGAGGCCGTGCTGGGCTCCATGGCCGACCTGCTCACGCAGCGCGAGCTGCCGCGCACGCTGCAGGCCACGCTCGAGCGCGCCGTCGCGCTGCTCAAGGTCTCCGGCGGCGAGCTCGCCATCTTCGACGATGCACGCCAAGAACTCGAGGTCGCGGCAAGCCACCAGGTCGGCAAGGACACCACGGGCATCCGCCTCCGCTTCGGCGAGGGCGCGATGGGCCTCGTCGCGCAGTCGCAGAAGCCGCTGATCATTCCCGACTACCACGCCTGGCTCGGCAAGTCCTCGAAGTACTCCGATGTGCCCGTGCGCAGCGTGATGGCGGCGCCGCTCCTGATCGGCAACCGCCTGGTGGGCGCGATCGCCATCGTGGACGCGAACCCGACGCGCACCTTCGGCACCGACGACCTGCGGCTGCTCAACCTCTTCACGCCACAGGCGGCCATCGCCATCGAAGGCGCGCGCCTCTATGAGGAAGCGGCACGCCAGCGCGAGTTCTTCCGGTCGCTGCTCAACAACAGTCCCGTCGCCATCGTGCAGCTCGACACCGACTACAACGTGGCGTCGTGCAACCCGGCCTTTGAGGAGCTCTTCGGCTACACGGAGGCCGAGGCGCGCGGCCGCAACCTCGACGAGCTCATCACCGACCAAGTGACGCTCGGCGAGGCCGCGCAGTACAGCCGCGACGCCGTGGACCGCCCCGTGAAGGGCATCGGACGCCGGCGTCGCAAGGACGGCACCTTCGTCGAGGTCGAGATCCTCGGCGTGCCCGTGATCGCGGACGAGTCGCGCGTGGCGCTGATGGGCATGTACCACGACATCAGCGAGCTCTCGGAGGCGCGGCGTGACGCGGAGGGCGCGAACCGCGCCAAGAGCCAGTTCCTCGCGAACATGAGCCACGAGCTGCGCACGCCGCTCAACGCGATCATCGGCTACAGCGAGATGCTGCAGGAGGAGGCGCAGGACGCCGGACTCGAGTCCTTCGTCGCCGACCTCACCAAGATCCATACCGCAGGCAAGCACCTGCTCTCGCTCATCAACGACGTGCTCGACCTGTCGAAGATCGAGGCGGGCAAGATGGACCTCGTGCTCGAGACCTTCGACGTGGACGAGATGCTCGCCGAGGTGGTGACGACGATCCAGCCGCTGGTCGCGAAGAACGCGAATACGCTGGAGGTCATCCGCGACGAGTCGCTGGGCCGCATGCACGCGGACCTCGTGAAGGTGCGGCAGATGCTGCTCAACCTGCTCTCCAACGCCTGCAAGTTCACGGAACAGGGGTCGATCACGGTGCGCGTGGGACGCGAGGGCCGCGCGGGTGCGGAGGCGATGACCTTCGCCGTGTCGGACTCCGGCATCGGCATGACGCCCGACCAGGTCTCGCGGCTCTTCGAGGCGTTCACGCAGGCGGAGTCGTCCACGTCGCGGCGCTACGGCGGCACCGGCCTCGGCTTGGCGCTCACGCGTCGCTTCGCCGAGATGATGGGCGGCAGCGTCTCGGTCTCGAGTGAACCGGGCCGCGGCTCGACCTTCACCATGCGGATTCCCCTGCGCGTCGAACCGGCCCGCCGAGCGTCGCAGATGCTGACGGCGATCGACGACAGCGAGTCCGTCCAAGGCGACGGCAGCGCGGGTACCGTGCTCATCATCGACGATGACGCCGACGCGCGACGCCTCGTGCGCACGGCCCTTGCCGGCGAAGGCGTGCGCGTGCTCGAGGCCACCGACGGCCCGTCGGGTCTCGAGCTCGCGCGGCGTGAACGACCCGACGCGATCGCGCTCGACATCCTCATGCCGGGCATGGACGGTTGGGAGGTGTTGCAGCGTATCCGCGCCGATGCGGAGCTCGCAGAGATCCCGGTCATCATGCTCTCCGTGCTGCACGAGCAGCAGATGGCACTCGCCCTCGGCGCCACCGAGTACCTCACGAAACCCATCGACCGCGCGCAGCTGCGCCGCATCGTGCGGCGGCACCGCCATGAACCCGGCGGCACCGTGCTCGTCGTCGAGGACGATGTGGCCGTGCGGGCGTCGTTCCGCAGCGGCCTCGAACGCGAAGGCTGGACGGTGGTCGAAGCCGAGAACGGCCGCCGTGCGCTCGACACCCTCGCGACGGTGACGCCCGCGCTGATTCTCCTCGACCTCATGATGCCGGAGATGGATGGCATCGAGTTCATCACCGCGCTGCGGCGCGAGCCGCAGTGGCGCCAGATTCCCGTCGTCGTCGTCACCGCCAAGGACCTGACGCTCGAGGAGCGGCAGCGCCTCAATGGCCACGTGAGCGAGGTCCTCACCAAGGGCGAGTACTCGCCCCTCGACCTCGTTCGCGACATCCGCCTCCTGATGCGTCGCGCGCCCGACGCCTGA
- a CDS encoding ketoacyl-ACP synthase III, whose product MRYAEITGWGKCMPPATLTNDDLSTFLDTNDEWITSRTGMKERRISHVSAVEMSTIAASRALACAGLDAADVELIIYGGVSNEELCPNSASGVQLALGATEAASIDLNTACTSFCYGLATATSMIRTGIVRNAVVIGVELISRYMDWSNRNVAVLFGDGAAAVVLQASDQETGMLEAVLGCDAEARDSLRVRGFGCGYSGLGITYGDTLWDFDGQVIFKRAVHGMSEACKRVMEARKLSADDIGLVVPHQANLRIIESVAKYAGVPMEKVMLTVQKYGNMSAATVPVALVEALEEGRVRPGSWLLMPAFGGGLTYCALLVKWGKRVTPLGTSPMELPPLTGTALELVNAVRASQDPHGRSKAGLMAPAFALPPKA is encoded by the coding sequence ATGCGATACGCCGAGATCACGGGCTGGGGCAAGTGCATGCCGCCGGCCACGCTCACCAACGACGACCTCTCGACTTTCCTCGACACCAACGACGAGTGGATCACGTCGCGCACCGGCATGAAGGAGCGCCGCATCTCGCACGTCAGCGCGGTTGAGATGAGCACCATTGCCGCGTCGCGCGCCCTGGCCTGCGCCGGCCTCGACGCCGCGGACGTGGAGCTGATCATCTACGGCGGCGTGAGCAACGAAGAGCTCTGCCCCAACTCCGCCTCCGGCGTGCAACTCGCCCTCGGTGCGACCGAGGCCGCGAGCATCGACCTCAACACCGCGTGCACGAGCTTCTGCTACGGACTCGCGACCGCGACGAGCATGATCCGCACCGGCATCGTCAGGAACGCCGTCGTCATCGGCGTCGAGCTCATCTCGCGCTACATGGATTGGAGCAACCGCAACGTGGCCGTGCTCTTCGGCGACGGCGCCGCCGCCGTCGTCCTGCAGGCCAGCGACCAGGAGACCGGCATGCTCGAGGCCGTCCTCGGCTGCGACGCCGAGGCGCGCGATTCGCTGCGGGTGCGTGGCTTCGGCTGCGGGTACTCCGGGCTCGGCATCACCTACGGCGACACGCTGTGGGACTTCGATGGCCAGGTAATCTTCAAGCGCGCCGTGCATGGCATGAGCGAGGCGTGCAAGCGCGTGATGGAGGCGCGGAAGCTCTCGGCGGATGACATCGGCCTCGTCGTACCGCACCAGGCGAACCTGCGCATCATCGAGTCGGTGGCCAAGTACGCCGGCGTGCCGATGGAGAAGGTGATGCTCACGGTGCAGAAGTACGGCAACATGAGCGCGGCGACGGTGCCGGTCGCGTTGGTCGAGGCGCTGGAAGAGGGGCGCGTGCGGCCCGGCAGCTGGCTGCTCATGCCGGCATTCGGCGGCGGACTCACGTACTGCGCACTGTTGGTGAAGTGGGGCAAGCGCGTGACGCCGCTCGGCACGAGCCCGATGGAGCTGCCGCCGCTGACCGGGACGGCGCTGGAGCTCGTGAATGCCGTGCGGGCCAGCCAGGATCCCCACGGGCGGAGCAAGGCGGGTTTGATGGCACCGGCCTTCGCGCTGCCGCCGAAAGCCTAG